A section of the Verrucomicrobiota bacterium genome encodes:
- the rpsM gene encoding 30S ribosomal protein S13, with translation MARIIGVEIPGEKRIDIALRYVYGIGPSNAKVILEKAKIDPSIRAKNLDEQQLSQIVHAIQDGKYVIEGDLRREIGMNLKRLQGIKSYRGIRHLRGLPVRGQRTSTNARTRKGPRKTVGVQRNPEAKTGIH, from the coding sequence ATGGCACGCATCATTGGAGTAGAGATTCCCGGAGAAAAGCGCATCGACATCGCGCTCCGTTACGTTTACGGCATCGGTCCCAGCAACGCGAAGGTCATTCTGGAGAAAGCGAAAATTGACCCCAGCATCCGCGCCAAGAACCTGGACGAACAACAGTTATCCCAGATTGTGCATGCCATCCAGGACGGCAAGTACGTCATCGAAGGCGATTTGCGCCGGGAAATCGGCATGAACCTAAAGCGGCTGCAAGGCATCAAGAGCTACCGCGGCATCCGGCACTTGCGCGGCTTGCCCGTGCGCGGCCAGCGCACCTCCACCAATGCCCGCACCCGCAAAGGCCCGCGCAAGACCGTCGGCGTCCAGCGCAACCCTGAGGCTAAGACAGGCATCCACTAA
- the rplP gene encoding 50S ribosomal protein L16, with the protein MPLMPARVKYRKMHRGSRTGMASRGQTVAFGEYGLQSLERCWLDTKQIEAARVAINRNMKRRGKMWIRIFPDKSYTKKPLETRMGKGKGPLESWVAVIRPANVLFEVDGVTEAVARESLRLAATKLPIKTKFISRHKIG; encoded by the coding sequence ATGCCATTGATGCCCGCCAGAGTTAAGTATCGCAAAATGCACCGCGGCAGTCGCACGGGGATGGCCTCACGCGGCCAGACCGTGGCGTTCGGCGAGTACGGCTTGCAGTCGCTGGAGCGCTGCTGGCTCGACACGAAGCAGATTGAGGCGGCGCGCGTGGCGATCAACCGCAACATGAAGCGACGCGGCAAAATGTGGATCCGGATTTTCCCGGACAAATCGTACACTAAGAAGCCACTCGAAACGCGGATGGGCAAAGGCAAAGGGCCGCTGGAATCGTGGGTGGCGGTGATTCGCCCGGCCAATGTGCTGTTTGAAGTGGATGGCGTGACGGAAGCGGTGGCGCGCGAATCCTTGCGGCTGGCGGCGACCAAGCTGCCGATCAAGACCAAGTTTATTTCGCGCCACAAAATCGGTTAG
- the rpsD gene encoding 30S ribosomal protein S4 translates to MARYTGPRVRISRRFGTPIFGPSKYLERKNYGPGVHGPKSARRKHTDYGLGLIEKQKLRYYYGLMERQFRGVYERALKRRGVTGETMLQILETRLDNVVFHFGFGNTRAAARQMVGHGHVKVNGRKVSISSYALKVNDVVEVKDSTVSRQLATKSLEVATSRAVPDWLSLNKDAFKGVVMRIPSRDEIQPIANEQAVVEFYSR, encoded by the coding sequence ATGGCTCGTTATACAGGTCCTCGTGTTCGCATCAGCCGTCGTTTCGGCACGCCGATCTTCGGCCCGTCAAAATATCTGGAACGTAAAAATTACGGCCCGGGCGTGCATGGTCCCAAATCCGCGCGCCGCAAGCACACGGATTACGGTTTGGGTCTGATTGAGAAGCAGAAGCTGCGTTACTACTACGGTTTGATGGAACGCCAGTTCCGCGGCGTGTACGAACGCGCGCTGAAGCGACGCGGCGTCACTGGCGAGACGATGCTGCAGATTTTGGAGACGCGATTGGATAACGTCGTTTTTCACTTCGGATTTGGTAATACCCGTGCCGCAGCGCGACAGATGGTCGGTCACGGTCACGTCAAGGTGAATGGCCGCAAGGTGAGCATTTCGTCTTACGCGCTGAAGGTGAATGATGTGGTCGAAGTCAAGGACTCCACCGTCTCCCGGCAACTGGCGACCAAGAGTTTGGAAGTCGCCACCAGCCGCGCGGTGCCGGATTGGCTCTCGTTGAACAAAGACGCGTTCAAAGGCGTCGTGATGCGCATCCCGTCCCGTGACGAGATCCAACCGATTGCCAACGAGCAGGCCGTCGTCGAATTTTATTCCCGCTAA
- the rpsQ gene encoding 30S ribosomal protein S17, translating into MVETANTEPVKRGHRKEREGKVISNKMAKTIVVEVERRFQHPRFKKVVTGYSKFYAHDEKNEAGVGDHVRIQETRPMSKTKRWRLVEVIGRNTDAAPVVG; encoded by the coding sequence ATGGTAGAAACTGCAAATACAGAGCCAGTAAAGCGCGGCCACCGCAAGGAGCGCGAGGGCAAGGTCATCTCCAACAAGATGGCCAAGACCATCGTGGTGGAGGTGGAGCGCCGCTTTCAACATCCGCGCTTCAAGAAGGTCGTCACCGGCTACAGCAAATTTTACGCGCACGATGAGAAGAACGAAGCCGGCGTGGGCGACCACGTGCGGATTCAGGAAACCCGTCCGATGTCCAAAACCAAACGCTGGCGTCTGGTGGAAGTCATCGGGCGCAATACTGATGCCGCTCCGGTGGTAGGCTGA
- the rpsC gene encoding 30S ribosomal protein S3 has product MGQKTNPVGFRLPVTRDWRSKWFAEKKEFGKLLSEDRQIRDVLKKKLESASVPRIQIERAANRCRITIFTARPGVVIGRKGAEIDKLKEELSRMTGKEVYVDIQEIKQPELDAQLVAENVALQLERRVSFRRAMKKALQTTMDFGAEGVKLRCAGRLGGAEIARVEQYHQGRVPLHTLRANIDYGFAEANTVYGKLGIKCWICKGEHKEEKPATSMTGETGS; this is encoded by the coding sequence ATGGGTCAAAAAACAAATCCAGTCGGCTTTCGCCTGCCCGTTACGCGGGACTGGCGTTCCAAGTGGTTCGCCGAGAAAAAAGAATTCGGCAAGCTGCTCTCGGAAGATCGCCAGATTCGCGACGTTCTCAAGAAGAAGCTTGAATCGGCGTCCGTCCCGCGCATTCAGATCGAACGCGCCGCCAATCGTTGCCGCATCACCATTTTCACCGCCCGCCCCGGCGTGGTGATCGGCCGCAAAGGCGCTGAGATTGACAAGCTCAAGGAAGAATTGAGCCGCATGACCGGCAAGGAAGTTTATGTGGACATCCAGGAAATCAAGCAGCCGGAACTTGACGCGCAACTCGTCGCGGAAAATGTCGCGCTGCAGTTGGAGAGGCGCGTTTCTTTTCGTCGCGCCATGAAGAAAGCCTTGCAAACCACGATGGATTTTGGCGCGGAAGGGGTCAAGCTGCGTTGTGCCGGCCGATTGGGCGGCGCGGAAATCGCCCGGGTGGAGCAGTATCATCAAGGCCGCGTGCCGCTGCATACCTTGCGCGCGAACATTGACTACGGTTTTGCCGAAGCCAACACCGTTTACGGCAAACTGGGAATCAAATGCTGGATCTGCAAAGGTGAACACAAGGAGGAAAAGCCTGCCACCTCAATGACCGGTGAAACCGGCAGTTGA
- the rpsH gene encoding 30S ribosomal protein S8 — translation MTDTISDMLTRIRNANSALLPVVELPHSKMKASIANILKREGYIAEVAVEGKPFKKIKLKLKYQGRKGVIEGLRRVSTPGLRRYVGATEIPRVLGGMGMAIVSTSQGVMTGIEARKQNLGGELLCYVW, via the coding sequence ATGACAGACACGATTTCCGACATGTTGACCCGCATCCGCAACGCCAACAGCGCGTTGCTGCCCGTCGTTGAACTGCCGCATTCCAAGATGAAGGCAAGCATTGCGAACATCCTGAAGCGGGAAGGTTACATCGCCGAAGTGGCGGTTGAGGGGAAACCCTTTAAGAAGATCAAATTGAAGCTCAAATATCAGGGCCGCAAGGGCGTGATCGAGGGATTACGCCGCGTGAGCACGCCAGGTTTGCGCCGGTACGTCGGCGCCACCGAAATTCCCCGCGTGTTGGGGGGCATGGGCATGGCGATTGTTTCGACATCGCAGGGCGTCATGACCGGCATCGAGGCCCGCAAACAAAATCTCGGCGGCGAGTTGCTCTGCTACGTTTGGTAA
- the rpmJ gene encoding 50S ribosomal protein L36 yields the protein MKVRASVKKLCEHCKVIKRKGVIRVICTNRRHKQRQG from the coding sequence ATGAAAGTTCGCGCGTCGGTCAAAAAACTTTGTGAGCATTGCAAAGTCATCAAACGCAAGGGCGTCATTCGTGTCATTTGCACGAATCGACGCCACAAACAACGACAGGGATAA
- the rpsE gene encoding 30S ribosomal protein S5 produces the protein MSGGRGSGGRGGGGRGPRRGKGPPEVAELLIDGKPAAEVSEKVVFINRNSKVVKGGRRFSFSALVVVGDKQGSVGIGLGKSSEVADAIRKGGEFARSNMVKIAIRDNTIPHEIQSHYCGAHILLRPASPGTGVIAGKTVRALLESVGIKDVLSKSLGSSNPANVVKATLTGLQRLRLREEIYRGRGLSLKRPEKIEKTEETAATTA, from the coding sequence ATTAGCGGCGGGCGCGGCAGCGGCGGACGCGGTGGCGGTGGCCGGGGTCCGCGTCGCGGCAAAGGGCCGCCGGAGGTTGCCGAACTTTTAATCGACGGAAAACCGGCGGCTGAGGTTTCCGAAAAGGTGGTTTTTATCAACCGCAATTCCAAAGTCGTCAAAGGCGGCCGCCGTTTCAGCTTCAGTGCTCTGGTGGTGGTGGGGGACAAGCAGGGCAGCGTCGGCATCGGTTTGGGCAAATCGAGCGAGGTGGCGGATGCCATCCGCAAGGGTGGCGAGTTCGCTCGTTCGAATATGGTGAAGATCGCCATCAGAGACAATACCATCCCGCACGAAATCCAATCCCACTATTGTGGCGCGCATATTTTATTGCGTCCCGCTTCTCCCGGCACCGGAGTTATTGCTGGCAAGACGGTCCGGGCCTTGCTGGAATCCGTCGGCATCAAGGATGTATTGAGCAAATCCCTCGGCTCAAGCAATCCGGCCAATGTCGTCAAAGCGACGCTCACCGGTCTGCAACGACTTCGTCTGCGGGAGGAAATTTATCGTGGTCGCGGCCTGTCCCTGAAGCGACCGGAGAAAATTGAGAAGACTGAGGAGACCGCGGCGACCACCGCCTGA
- the rplE gene encoding 50S ribosomal protein L5, translating to MKPRLYEKYMNEVRPALIEKQRYKNVNQVPRIQKIVVNMGVSASSEKGAVEDAAKDLSVITGRKPVISKSRKSIANFKLREGQAIGCRVTLRREVMYEFFDRLIAVALPGIRDFRGISTRSFDGRGNYSLGVSDQTIFPEIELDKIKRQQGMDITIVTSARTDAEALDLLKMMGMPFAEGR from the coding sequence ATGAAACCAAGACTTTACGAAAAGTACATGAACGAAGTGCGGCCGGCTTTGATCGAGAAGCAGCGGTACAAGAATGTTAACCAGGTGCCGCGCATTCAGAAGATCGTCGTCAACATGGGCGTGAGCGCTTCGTCGGAAAAGGGCGCCGTCGAGGACGCCGCGAAAGACCTGAGTGTGATCACCGGGCGCAAACCGGTCATCAGCAAGTCGCGCAAAAGCATCGCGAACTTCAAATTGCGCGAGGGCCAGGCCATCGGTTGCCGGGTGACGTTGCGACGCGAAGTCATGTATGAGTTTTTTGACCGGCTGATCGCCGTGGCGTTGCCGGGCATCCGCGACTTTCGCGGCATCTCAACCCGTTCATTTGACGGACGCGGGAATTATTCGTTGGGCGTCTCGGATCAGACGATTTTTCCGGAGATTGAACTGGACAAGATTAAACGGCAACAGGGCATGGACATCACGATTGTGACCAGCGCTCGCACCGATGCGGAAGCCTTGGACCTGTTGAAAATGATGGGCATGCCGTTTGCCGAAGGAAGATGA
- the rplN gene encoding 50S ribosomal protein L14 yields the protein MLQIRSILDVADNTGAKRAAAIGVIGRNQAYAGIGDVIKAHIKEASPDGTVKKGEVVDAVVVRTRQPIRRSDGSYLRFDSNAIVIIDQENNPRGTRIFGPVARELRDKKFMKIVSLAPEVI from the coding sequence ATGTTACAAATCCGTTCCATTTTAGATGTGGCTGACAATACGGGCGCAAAACGCGCCGCGGCAATCGGCGTGATCGGCCGCAATCAGGCCTATGCCGGCATCGGCGACGTCATCAAGGCCCACATCAAGGAAGCGTCACCGGATGGCACCGTCAAAAAAGGCGAAGTCGTGGATGCGGTGGTGGTGCGCACGCGCCAGCCGATCCGCCGCAGCGATGGTTCGTATCTCCGGTTCGACAGCAACGCCATTGTCATCATTGACCAGGAAAACAATCCCCGGGGAACGCGCATTTTCGGCCCGGTCGCCCGCGAGTTGCGGGACAAAAAGTTCATGAAAATTGTTTCGCTGGCGCCGGAAGTGATTTGA
- the rpsN gene encoding 30S ribosomal protein S14, which translates to MAKQAWIERNKKKRETVKKYAAMRAELKARRDYAGLSKLPRNASPSRVVNRCEMSGRRHGYLRKFNCSRMTFREAAMNGLIPGVTKASW; encoded by the coding sequence ATGGCCAAGCAAGCATGGATAGAGCGCAACAAGAAGAAGCGCGAAACCGTTAAAAAGTACGCCGCAATGCGGGCGGAGTTGAAGGCCAGGCGGGATTACGCCGGGTTGAGCAAACTGCCGCGCAACGCCAGTCCTTCGCGCGTCGTGAATCGCTGCGAGATGAGCGGACGGCGACACGGGTATCTGCGCAAGTTCAACTGTTCGCGCATGACGTTCCGCGAAGCGGCGATGAATGGTTTGATTCCCGGCGTGACGAAAGCCAGTTGGTGA
- the secY gene encoding preprotein translocase subunit SecY, with amino-acid sequence MLSAIANTFRNCFKIPELKSRIIFTLAVLGICRLSALIRIPGLDGAALTEYFKTAAKSGNSLLGMYSMFTGGALEHCAVGALGIMPYISATIIIQLLTAVVPTLSKLAREEGGRAKMIQYGRYLTVILCLGQGLVMAIGWENPASVFPGFVGKLVMYDSMLWYRIQTVLILTTGTLLLMWLGEQITDRGIGNGVSLVITIGILARLPQAVVGVKDMFFPGGGMESKFNLGHAIALVLLLAGVIAGVIAVTQAQRKIPVQYAQRAVGRKVYSGGSSFLPLRVNYAGVMPVIFAQAILMFPQKIFQFLGQSLNLKFLVDISRYLQEGAFVYISLYALMILFFSYFWVATQFNELQIADDLKKNGGYIPGVRPGQGTSNFLHNSMHRITLAGAIFLTVIAVIPILLYREMTVPYPVAQFFGGTSMLITVGVLLDTMRQMESHLLMRHYDGFLKKGRLKGRF; translated from the coding sequence ATGTTATCCGCCATCGCCAACACCTTTCGGAATTGTTTCAAGATTCCGGAACTCAAATCGCGGATTATTTTTACGCTGGCGGTTTTGGGAATTTGCCGGTTGTCGGCGTTGATTCGGATTCCCGGATTGGATGGAGCGGCACTGACGGAATATTTCAAAACTGCGGCCAAGTCCGGCAACTCGCTGCTGGGGATGTACAGCATGTTCACCGGAGGTGCGTTGGAACATTGCGCCGTCGGTGCTTTGGGGATCATGCCCTACATCAGCGCCACGATCATCATTCAATTGCTCACGGCTGTCGTTCCCACGTTGAGCAAACTGGCGCGCGAAGAGGGAGGCCGCGCCAAAATGATCCAGTACGGACGCTATTTGACGGTGATTCTGTGTCTTGGGCAGGGGTTGGTGATGGCGATTGGTTGGGAAAACCCGGCCAGTGTTTTTCCCGGCTTCGTTGGCAAACTCGTGATGTACGACAGCATGCTTTGGTATCGCATTCAGACGGTATTGATACTGACTACTGGTACATTGCTGTTGATGTGGTTGGGGGAACAAATCACCGACCGCGGCATCGGCAATGGAGTTTCGCTGGTGATTACAATCGGTATTCTGGCGCGTCTGCCGCAGGCGGTAGTGGGCGTGAAGGACATGTTTTTTCCCGGCGGCGGAATGGAATCGAAATTCAACCTCGGTCACGCCATCGCGTTGGTACTGCTTCTGGCTGGAGTGATTGCTGGCGTCATCGCCGTGACACAAGCGCAGCGGAAAATTCCCGTGCAGTACGCGCAACGCGCGGTAGGGCGCAAGGTTTACTCCGGCGGCAGTTCGTTTCTGCCGTTGCGGGTGAATTATGCCGGCGTCATGCCGGTTATTTTCGCACAAGCCATCCTGATGTTTCCGCAGAAAATATTTCAATTCTTGGGACAAAGTCTGAATTTGAAATTCCTGGTGGACATTTCCCGTTACCTGCAAGAGGGAGCTTTTGTGTATATTTCATTGTACGCTCTGATGATTCTGTTCTTCTCCTATTTCTGGGTGGCGACGCAGTTCAACGAATTGCAGATCGCCGACGACCTGAAGAAAAACGGCGGCTACATTCCGGGCGTGCGACCGGGGCAGGGCACGAGCAATTTCCTGCACAATTCAATGCACCGGATCACGCTGGCGGGCGCGATCTTTTTGACGGTCATTGCGGTGATCCCGATTCTGTTGTATCGCGAGATGACGGTGCCCTACCCCGTGGCGCAATTCTTTGGCGGCACCAGCATGTTGATCACGGTGGGTGTGTTGTTGGATACGATGCGGCAGATGGAATCGCACCTCTTGATGCGGCATTACGATGGGTTCTTGAAGAAGGGTCGTCTCAAGGGTCGGTTTTAG
- the rpmC gene encoding 50S ribosomal protein L29, with the protein MKMSELKDLTPVELTAKSRDLRQEMFNLRLQQTGGQLEKPNRLRLLRKDIARIETRMTQMRKQAA; encoded by the coding sequence ATGAAGATGTCGGAACTGAAAGATTTGACGCCGGTCGAATTGACGGCCAAGAGCCGTGATTTGCGGCAGGAGATGTTCAACCTGCGGTTGCAACAAACCGGCGGCCAGTTGGAAAAGCCGAACCGCCTGCGGCTTTTGCGCAAGGACATTGCGCGGATCGAAACGCGTATGACCCAAATGCGGAAGCAGGCGGCGTGA
- the rplO gene encoding 50S ribosomal protein L15, with the protein MRLHDLKPRPGAKHRRKRLGQGESSGHGKTSGRGGKGQTARSGSSIRIGFEGGQMPLIRRIPKRGFNNARHTVSYIPVNVGDLNKFDDGARVDETAFRSVGLANGRGAGVKILGQGELSKKLTVNAHAFSASARTKIEGLGGTCEIAGRKKDEPTPA; encoded by the coding sequence ATGCGCTTACACGATCTTAAACCCCGTCCCGGCGCCAAGCACCGTCGCAAGCGGCTTGGCCAGGGTGAATCCAGTGGTCACGGAAAAACCAGCGGTCGCGGTGGCAAGGGTCAGACTGCGCGATCTGGCAGCTCGATCCGCATCGGTTTTGAAGGCGGTCAGATGCCGTTGATACGGCGCATTCCCAAGCGCGGCTTCAACAATGCCCGCCATACGGTGAGCTACATCCCGGTGAACGTGGGCGACTTGAACAAGTTTGACGACGGCGCGCGGGTGGATGAAACGGCCTTTCGCAGCGTGGGTCTGGCAAATGGCCGCGGCGCGGGTGTAAAAATTCTTGGCCAGGGCGAACTCTCAAAAAAACTGACCGTCAATGCCCACGCCTTCAGCGCCTCGGCTCGCACGAAGATCGAGGGGCTGGGCGGAACGTGCGAAATCGCCGGCCGCAAGAAGGACGAACCGACTCCGGCCTAG
- a CDS encoding 50S ribosomal protein L18 has translation MRTETKQRLAKLRHWRIRKKIVGTKERPRMSVRFTNKNICVQFVDDTAGVTLASASTVSKSIPDRDKLRANVTSAKRIGALAAEAAQSKGIRQIVFDRSGARFHGKVKALADAAREAGLQF, from the coding sequence ATGAGAACGGAAACAAAACAAAGATTGGCGAAATTGCGTCATTGGCGCATTCGCAAGAAAATCGTTGGCACGAAGGAACGCCCCCGGATGAGCGTCCGCTTTACCAACAAGAATATTTGCGTCCAGTTTGTGGATGACACGGCGGGTGTGACGCTGGCCTCGGCGTCGACAGTGAGCAAGTCGATACCCGACCGGGACAAACTCCGCGCGAATGTAACCAGCGCCAAGCGCATCGGCGCGCTGGCGGCGGAAGCGGCCCAGAGCAAGGGCATCAGACAAATCGTGTTCGACCGCAGTGGCGCGCGTTTTCATGGCAAGGTCAAAGCCCTGGCCGATGCGGCGCGGGAAGCCGGATTGCAATTCTAA
- the map gene encoding type I methionyl aminopeptidase, whose amino-acid sequence MIILKSERDLAAMRPACAVASTVLEEVSAFIRPGVTTRQIDLFAAERIRSHGAKSAFLGYRKFPCNMCISVNEQVVHGLANERRVTFGDIISLDVGVVYNGFIGDTARTVAVGGCGVAAQRLMDVTERALYEGIAQAVPGKRVSDISRAIQRFVEGNGYNVVREFVGHGVGRSMHEDPQVPNYVDSKANQKLQPGMTLAIEPMVNAGTAAVKVLNDGWTVVTQDGSLSAHFEHTVLVTESEPEILTWPEKMPSALKVR is encoded by the coding sequence ATGATCATTCTAAAAAGCGAACGGGACCTTGCGGCGATGCGACCGGCTTGCGCCGTCGCCAGCACGGTGCTCGAGGAAGTTTCGGCGTTCATCCGACCGGGAGTGACGACGCGACAGATCGACCTGTTCGCTGCTGAACGGATTCGAAGCCACGGCGCGAAGAGCGCGTTTTTGGGTTATCGAAAGTTTCCGTGCAACATGTGTATTTCCGTGAACGAGCAGGTGGTGCACGGCCTGGCTAATGAACGGCGGGTGACGTTCGGGGACATCATCAGTCTGGATGTGGGCGTGGTTTACAACGGGTTCATCGGCGACACGGCGCGGACGGTGGCGGTGGGTGGCTGCGGCGTTGCGGCACAGCGGTTGATGGACGTGACGGAACGGGCGTTGTACGAAGGAATCGCCCAGGCCGTTCCGGGCAAGCGGGTTAGTGATATTTCCCGCGCCATCCAGAGGTTTGTCGAAGGCAACGGATACAATGTCGTCCGGGAATTCGTCGGTCACGGGGTGGGGCGTTCGATGCATGAGGACCCGCAAGTGCCGAACTATGTGGACAGCAAGGCCAATCAGAAGTTGCAACCGGGCATGACGCTGGCCATTGAGCCGATGGTCAACGCGGGGACGGCAGCGGTAAAAGTCCTAAATGATGGCTGGACAGTGGTGACGCAAGATGGTTCACTATCCGCCCATTTTGAGCATACGGTTTTGGTGACGGAATCAGAACCGGAGATTTTGACATGGCCCGAGAAGATGCCATCCGCCTTGAAGGTGCGGTAG
- the infA gene encoding translation initiation factor IF-1: MAREDAIRLEGAVVEVLPNTMYRVELSNGHRVLAHVSGKMRLNFARFVPGDKVTLEMSPYDLSKGCITLEQKQI, translated from the coding sequence ATGGCCCGAGAAGATGCCATCCGCCTTGAAGGTGCGGTAGTCGAAGTCCTCCCGAACACGATGTATCGGGTGGAATTGTCCAATGGACATCGGGTGCTGGCGCATGTGTCGGGTAAAATGCGACTGAACTTTGCGCGGTTTGTGCCCGGAGACAAAGTGACGTTGGAAATGTCGCCTTACGATTTGTCGAAAGGCTGTATTACTTTGGAACAGAAACAAATTTAA
- the rplV gene encoding 50S ribosomal protein L22: MEVQAITKNVRMSAQKMREVVRQIQGLPARQAQSILAAVPRKSARFVAKTLKSAIANADDLKEHKEEYRDMDTDSLWIKEAVAGTATTIKRMIPKARGSAGPILKRSCHIKIILSDE, from the coding sequence ATGGAAGTTCAGGCCATCACCAAGAACGTGCGCATGTCGGCGCAGAAGATGCGCGAAGTCGTGCGCCAGATTCAAGGGCTGCCGGCCCGTCAGGCACAGTCGATCCTCGCTGCTGTGCCGCGCAAGTCCGCCCGCTTTGTCGCCAAGACCTTGAAGTCGGCAATCGCCAACGCGGACGACCTCAAGGAACACAAAGAAGAATACCGGGATATGGATACGGACAGCCTTTGGATCAAGGAAGCCGTGGCAGGCACAGCGACGACGATCAAACGCATGATTCCCAAGGCGCGCGGATCGGCGGGTCCGATCTTGAAACGGAGTTGTCACATCAAAATCATTTTGTCAGACGAATAA
- the rpsK gene encoding 30S ribosomal protein S11: MAEEPKKKSPSKKEGKPAPAAAEEKPVEKSGADGAAPKAQKKGAPPVAGAEANKPAEPVAGVAPAAAGVAPTAAELLADDLAGKKVIKAKGAKNITSGIAHILATFNNTLVTITDLHGNLLGWSSAGRVSFKGSRKSTAYAAQQVAQDAARQAMSHGMREIEVRVKGPGSGRESAIRALQAIGLEITTIKDVTPVPHNGCRPRKKRRV, from the coding sequence ATGGCTGAAGAACCAAAAAAGAAGTCGCCGTCAAAAAAAGAGGGCAAGCCCGCTCCGGCGGCCGCTGAAGAAAAACCCGTCGAAAAATCCGGTGCCGATGGAGCCGCCCCCAAGGCGCAAAAGAAAGGCGCACCGCCCGTCGCAGGCGCGGAAGCGAACAAGCCGGCGGAACCAGTAGCAGGCGTTGCCCCGGCTGCGGCAGGTGTTGCCCCGACCGCGGCTGAGTTGCTCGCCGACGACCTTGCTGGCAAAAAAGTCATCAAGGCAAAGGGCGCTAAAAATATTACTTCAGGGATCGCGCATATCCTTGCCACTTTCAATAACACCTTGGTAACCATCACCGACCTCCACGGGAATCTGTTGGGTTGGTCGAGTGCCGGCCGGGTTTCCTTCAAGGGTTCGCGCAAGAGCACCGCCTACGCCGCGCAACAGGTGGCGCAGGACGCCGCCCGGCAGGCCATGTCGCACGGCATGAGGGAGATTGAAGTCCGTGTCAAAGGCCCGGGTTCAGGTCGCGAATCCGCCATCCGCGCCTTGCAGGCGATTGGTCTGGAAATCACCACCATCAAGGACGTCACACCGGTGCCGCATAATGGGTGTCGTCCCCGCAAGAAACGCCGCGTGTAA
- the rplF gene encoding 50S ribosomal protein L6, producing the protein MSRIGKQPIVIPPKVKVDVKGQRVHVEGPKGKLDFELPSRASAKVEGANVVVSRQGEAAQDKALHGLSRSILNNMIKGVSEGFSKQLEIQGVGFKAAVQGKNVNLSLGFSHPILYQIPDQIKVTVVENTKLTIEGPDKQVVGQVASEIRSFYPPEPYKGKGVRYVGEKVVRKEGKTVQ; encoded by the coding sequence ATGTCAAGAATTGGAAAACAGCCGATTGTCATTCCGCCCAAGGTGAAAGTGGATGTCAAAGGCCAGCGTGTGCATGTCGAAGGGCCTAAGGGAAAACTCGATTTTGAATTGCCGAGCCGCGCGTCGGCCAAAGTTGAAGGTGCCAATGTGGTTGTGAGTCGCCAAGGCGAGGCTGCGCAGGACAAGGCGCTCCACGGGTTGAGCCGTTCGATTCTCAACAACATGATAAAAGGTGTGAGTGAAGGGTTTTCCAAGCAATTGGAGATTCAGGGCGTCGGTTTCAAAGCTGCGGTGCAAGGGAAGAACGTCAACCTGAGCCTCGGCTTCTCGCATCCCATCCTTTATCAAATACCTGACCAGATCAAGGTGACAGTGGTGGAAAACACAAAGTTGACGATCGAAGGTCCGGACAAACAGGTGGTGGGACAAGTGGCGTCGGAAATTCGCAGCTTCTATCCGCCTGAACCGTACAAGGGCAAAGGCGTGCGCTACGTAGGTGAGAAGGTCGTGCGCAAGGAAGGCAAAACGGTTCAATAA
- a CDS encoding 50S ribosomal protein L24: protein MTRFHVKKGDEVVVIAGTEKGKRGKIITILAKKQRVIVEGVQMIKKHMRKSQQHPQGAIIEREGSVHISNVMKAENFDARAARHGTAVTAEA from the coding sequence ATGACAAGATTTCATGTAAAAAAAGGCGATGAAGTGGTGGTGATTGCCGGCACTGAAAAAGGCAAGCGCGGCAAGATCATCACCATCCTGGCCAAGAAGCAACGCGTGATTGTGGAAGGCGTGCAAATGATCAAGAAGCACATGCGCAAGAGCCAGCAACATCCGCAGGGTGCCATCATTGAGCGTGAAGGCTCGGTTCACATATCCAATGTGATGAAGGCGGAAAACTTTGATGCGCGCGCGGCCCGACACGGCACCGCGGTGACGGCAGAGGCCTGA